In Acanthochromis polyacanthus isolate Apoly-LR-REF ecotype Palm Island chromosome 15, KAUST_Apoly_ChrSc, whole genome shotgun sequence, a single genomic region encodes these proteins:
- the LOC110949986 gene encoding catenin alpha-1, with protein sequence MSSLLDHGLIRTAAVEQVVAPIASHLCHLVLLCDSAEDPEQFSHLEQAAQAVAKATENLAAAASRHVSDTEDGVLHMEMSSLLESVTVSGQHVLLAAQKLSIPPSLPEHREELITATQNVFLGVVKVLLVDDDATVRKIVAAADRVLESLSELTSSSDIPSLLRSFQAFSEVLLLLNTLTVERANSLQDPRQAKQLLDFLTTLRRCISMLHTAMCTTIKHPTSEQAQGAKRYILEKVQSTVGDIVATLKSDCHRGQLGPCGYYTRRRNSILQLLTSCSTSSIRESGFDSLVRDLVFHCMVVANSSRREFQQRLVSHCRHILQFWSDIKMILKSSKESNEHEQSLENTCTLLVQQIQMLDKALMTNVLYQVLDTFIEAFSTVDELLSVTRQILVADSSTQMDLNFIQPGVEDFIASTDRIIQVANFISAVAVDAKSLENMENSRVCLTRLRARIAPLSLELADNSVQTVQKLHEVCQKWEEETSQLQDALSDVMDVREFTSIAINEMINDRHGCDAAYREQSYELFKEHATHLTYHMKLAINSVRRHLDRSDNPIYRNGLLVLLKQVQSSQTNVAESIKEMLFSSSLNVEVYSIFSDNVFTVIQHFKVLREGLDGQQHPHLLSPLREGARQKEISQSSLPVKDTCELNLDHMLRGSDSLVFDIMERDYQAEHEEERSDEETIEAELAHKYDSDDLKIPAVSDEPKLIHKALEFDLLPLLYEVVTVTKGKDVTVLNQACTGVLELSNCYAQATKEALAIVDAVDCQTLESFRAELVSLTPLLVQTAQETAMSSAMSTESIYKHSTQFSDLINNIRKVLLPVAGTWYHAVYTELQGNLRTLAASVTQQLNEVMTLCTDVVQLLMSSDLTLQTEGQETFSVLHSKLNKAQNNTRYLVEFTTSGEGHTDQLEGLCILWGLSVQILMNSLDKILGTSTAMSQLNPQKQLSVLSENSLRIQEATRLTSLNCKSAYKAKQLTGYQDELKTLTDAYLKAAEELDIMPSVMQLAKSEFFRRQLLIKIRVLSGHLSKQNKDYDTIFHKIVSIAYSAAEHIRENNGEENTEQEFKITAQKLLENVKSATKRVEDCLNYIRDPRARSNLRSVNDHLSFQISDIVSRARLMVETHCICDTLSLHVQIQCWSAKAHYVVEEIRKQDGIHQEAKEHIQTGLQGRTPEDINKVVTTTPSKVKEVEFPSDTTMSSWQKGNTENVDAAESNLNMAAVTKYVPGDLEKDDFPGSGVYKEASSLAYTSLFLKQESDSWDPKDNRIVQETRKMADTICYMTQYLKKKGPIPNKEAFVSAAKDVIFNCQSVTQFIRVIANHSLDKQCTVELSLIVEQILTITNQLNIISSVNAVTPGCKSSDEILVKNAQNLLQTVLRGVHAAETACITGLKQPEPNSDGAEATALCFQWKRNLEIHRAQQTSNPDTDELGLRKTSSHPLAPTLAPRVQDTYK encoded by the exons ATGTCCTCATTATTGGATCATGGCCTGATCAGGACTGCAGCGGTGGAGCAGGTGGTAGCACCTATCGCGAGTCATTTGTGCCACTTGGTGTTGCTGTGTGACAGTGCAGAGGACCCTGAACAGTTCAGCCACCTGGAGCAGGCGGCTCAGGCTGTGGCTAAAGCTACTGAGAAcctggcagcagcagcctcaaG ACATGTCAGTGACACAGAGGATGGAGTCTTGCATATGGAGATGTCATCCCTGCTGGAGTCGGTCACTGTGTCTGGACAGCATGTGCTGCTGGCTGCTCAGAAACTCAGCATCCCGCCCAGTTTACCTGAGCACAGAGAGGAACTCATCACTGCAACGCAAAACGTCTTCCTGGGAGTAGTCAAA GTTCTGTTGGTGGATGACGATGCTACTGTAAGAAAAAttgtagctgctgcagatcGAGTTTTGGAGAGCCTGTCTGAGCTGACCTCCTCCTCAGATATCCCATCTCTGCTCAGATCTTTCCAAGCGTTTTCTGAAGTTCTACTTCTCCTTAACACCCTCACAGTGGAGAGAGCAAATTCCTTACAGGATCCCAGGCAAGCAAAACAGCTTCTTGACTTCTTGACGACCCTGAGGAGGTGCATCTCCATGCTGCACACAGCCATGTGCACAACCATCAAACACCCCACCAGTGAGCAGGCCCAAGGAGCCAAAAGGTACATTCTGGAAAAAGTACAAAGCACTGTAGGAGACATTGTTGCAACTCTAAAGAGTGACTGCCACAGAGGACAGCTGGGACCATGTGGGTATTATACCAGGAGGCGCAATAGCATTTTGCAACTACTTACGAGCTGTTCCACCTCCTCAATCCGAGAGAGTGGATTTGACAGTTTGGTCCGAGATCTTGTGTTCCATTGTATGGTCGTAGCAAACTCTTCTCGAAGAGAGTTTCAGCAAAGACTGGTGAGCCACTGTCGTCACATCCTGCAGTTCTGGTCtgacataaaaatgattttaaagtcCTCAAAGGAATCTAATGAACATGAACAAAGCTTGGAGAACACCTGCACTTTGTTGGTCCAGCAAATACAAATGCTTGACAAAGCCTTGATGACTAATGTTCTTTATCAAGTCTTGGACACATTTATTGAAGCGTTTTCTACAGTTGATGAACTTTTAAGTGTGACAAGACAGATCTTAGTTGCAGATTCGTCTACACAGATGGATCTGAACTTTATTCAGCCAGGAGTTGAGGATTTCATAGCTTCCACTGACAGAATAATCCAAGTGGCAAATTTTATCTCAGCTGTAGCTGTTGATGCGAAGAGTTTGGAAAACATGGAGAACTCACGAGTGTGCCTCACAAGACTCAGAGCTCGAATTGCACCTCTTTCACTGGAGTTGGCAGATAATTCAGTGCAAACGGTTCAGAAGCTTCATGAAGTGTGTCAGAAATGGGAGGAGGAGACTAGTCAGCTTCAGGATGCCCTCAGTGATGTAATGGATGTGAGGGAGTTCACTAGCATTGCTATTAATGAGATGATCAATGACCGCCATGGATGTGATGCAGCATACAGAGAGCAGAGTTATGAACTGTTTAAGGAACATGCAACACATCTAACTTATCATATGAAGCTGGCGATTAACTCAGTAAGGAGGCACTTGGACAGAAGTGATAACCCCATCTACAGGAACGGCCTCCTGGTCCTGCTGAAACAGGTTCAATCATCTCAAACCAACGTGGCTGAGTCAATCAAAGAGATGCTTTTTAGTTCCAGTCTGAATGTGGAGGTATATTCTATATTTTCAGACAATGTTTTCACAGTTATTCAGCATTTTAAGGTGCTTAGAGAGGGACTGGACGGCCAACAGCATCCACATCTCCTGAGCCCGCTGCGAGAAGGGGCACGTCAGAAAGAAATCTCACAGTCATCTTTACCAGTCAAAGACACCTGTGAACTTAACCTAGATCATATGTTAAGAGGCTCCGATTCTCTTGTGTTTGACATTATGGAAAGGGATTATCAAGCTGAACATGAGGAGGAGCGCTCAGATGAAGAAACCATAGAAGCGGAACTGGCTCATAAATATGACAGCGATGATTTAAAGATCCCAGCTGTCTCAGATGAGCCTAAACTGATCCACAAGGCTCTTGAATTTGACCTTTTACCCCTTTTGTATGAAGTTGTGACTGTGACTAAAGGGAAAGATGTGACAGTGCTCAACCAGGCCTGCACTGGTGTTCTTGAGTTGTCAAACTGTTACGCTCAAGCTACAAAAGAAGCCTTGGCTATTGTTGATGCGGTTGATTGTCAGACGTTGGAAAGCTTTAGAGCAGAGCTGGTGTCACTGACCCCGCTGCTCGTCCAGACAGCTCAAGAGACAGCGATGAGCTCAGcaatgagcacagagagcatcTACAAACACAGCACGCAGTTTTCGGACCTTATTAACAACATCCGCAAGGTTTTACTGCCCGTGGCTGGAACTTGGTATCATGCCGTTTACACTGAGCTTCAAGGGAATCTGAGAACTCTGGCAGCCAGTGTTACACAGCAACTAAATGAAGTGATGACTTTGTGTACTGACGTGGTCCAGCTGTTGATGTCGTCTGATTTAACCTTACAAACTGAAGGTCAAGAAACATTCAGCGTTTTACACAGCAAGCTGAACAAAGCCCAGAACAACACAAGGTATCTTGTAGAGTTTACAACCTCAGGAGAAGGGCACACTGATCAGCTTGAGGGGCTTTGTATCCTCTGGGGTCTCTCTGTTCAGATTTTAATGAATTCTTTGGATAAGATTTTAGGAACATCGACTGCGATGAGCCAGCTGAACCCTCAGAAACAGCTGTCAGTGTTGTCTGAGAACTCACTTAGAATCCAAGAGGCCACAAGGCTCACCAGCCTGAACTGCAAAAGTGCTTACAAAGCAAAACAGTTAACAGGATACCAGGACGAACTGAAAACACTGACTGATGCTTATCTTAAAGCTGCAGAGGAACTCGACATAATGCCAAGTGTGATGCAACTTGCAAAATCTGAATTCTTTCGGAGACAGCTTTTGATTAAAATCAGAGTGCTCTCTGGTCATTTAAGCAAACAAAATAAGGATTATgacacaatatttcacaaaattgTCAGCATTGCCTACAGTGCTGCAGAACACATCAGAGAAAACAATGGGGAAGAAAATACAGAGCAAGAATTCAAAATCACAGCTCAAAAACTTCTTGAAAACGTAAAATCTGCAACCAAAAGAGTCGAGGACTGCTTAAACTACATCCGTGACCCACGTGCTCGTTCCAATCTGAGGTCTGTCAACGACCACCTGTCTTTTCAGATCTCAGATATAGTCAGCAGGGCGAGGCTCATGGTAGAGACTCACTGCATTTGTGACACTCTCAGCCTGCATGTGCAGATACAGTGCTGGTCAGCAAAAGCTCACTATGTGGTGGAGGAGATCAGGAAGCAAGATGGGATTCACCAAGAAGCTAAAGAGCACATCCAGACTGGGCTTCAGGGTAGAACACCTGAAGATATCAACAAAGTAGTAACTACAACCCCATCTAAAGTCAAAGAAGTGGAATTTCCCTCTGACACAACAATGTCATCCTGGCAGAAAGGCAATACAGAAAATGTAGACGCTGCAGAAAGTAATTTAAACATGGCAGCTGTGACAAAATATGTACCTGGGGATCTGGAAAAAGAT GATTTTCCTGGGTCCGGTGTTTACAAAGAGGCTTCTTCGCTGGCCTACACATCCCTTTTTCTGAAACAAGAAAGTGACAGCTGGGACCCCAAGGACAACAGAATCGTCCAGGAGACCAGGAAGATGGCTGACACAATATGTTACATGACTCAGTACCTGAAGAAGAAAGGCCCAATACCG aatAAAGAGGCATTTGTCAGCGCAGCCAAAGATGTGATCTTCAACTGCCAGTCAGTCACTCAGTTTATCAGAGTTATTGCCAACCACAGCCTTGATAAACAGTGTACGGTTGAGCTCTCACTCATTGTTGAGCAGATTCTCACCATCACCAATCAGCTCAACATCATCTCCAG TGTCAATGCTGTAACTCCTGGGTGCAAATCATCTGATGAGATCCTGGTGAAGAATGCACAAAATCTCCTCCAGACGGTCCTGCGTGGGGTCCATGCAGCAGAGACAGCCTGCATTACG GGTCTGAAGCAGCCTGAGCCAAACTCAGATGGAGCAGAGGCCACAGCTTTGTGTTTCCAGTGGAAGAGAAACCTAGAAATCCATCGCGCCCAGCAGACTTCCAACCCTGACACAGATGAGCTGGGTTTGAGGAAGACATCATCGCACCCTTTAGCCCCCACTCTAGCCCCCCGTGTGCAAGACACCTACAAGTGA
- the LOC110949984 gene encoding zinc finger CCCH domain-containing protein 6 codes for MASVSLVSSPPAPVLDKNMTDSELAGDEREDGELEDGEIDDEGIGIEEENKEATEATEEKEKEKEREKEKDKSKDKEEKSHRHSRKRYKKTREKRRSKRRRRDRQKHHSPSSSSSSDSYDSDYDRPERPKNRRGHGSSRESDGQSSQHSKAGHGNTLKSSPHKSSDFDKYSDYSDDKYDYDEEEDDYDDDMSEYQHSKDQGKGRHAKDQMNRGSMRGMKQQQFGQRGRGRGSGSGPGRGRGMLIKNKKLKGKPWGGRGRGRGGDHGMEDMGPEGKNSSGFQKKRPIMSKEFINQHTVEHNGRYICKYFLEGRCIKGEQCKFEHELVVPDKKKELCKFYLQGYCSKGDNCIYMHNEYPCKFFHTGAKCYQGDNCKFSHEPLTDVTKELLDKIINTEEENAREDELELEDLRKQGIAPLPKPPPGVGLLPTPGQSSPTDGQAGKKIPSLFEIKVQPTVDLAQKIGLSGSNYTQNQGDGANQFSGGSDEAQSGGMVPSGSSAPPVPPPGSPGPMGHPAGPPMPQSPPGQHPPHGFPMPPPVPSGQPPPFHGNRPNINPQMNLQRPPFPPVPDLQMLQGLFPFPSMGQNPVELFSNFLQNPPASGQQVDPSVAFIQNLQQQLGAESQLQSLPPAVQKAILLHLTQQQQQQDSHPQGSEPQRADGQDDNNTNRDETTNWYSSDEEDGSCVSSILKTLKKQNEMQQSQSKTLQGVSVAPGLGDPWLGKDPRMKADPRQRPPDMKKESDGATDPRFSRDPRKMRPMEPSSYRQQSHPVTQKPPTGEDDDEGERELRDRAVLIPLDASSSVVLRDPRCQLKQFSHIRVDILLQRPAFAHTVVWAPEDLIPSLVPKQEHSINLPLPPLIADAQMNRTNLPDLPPVSSPPPSDPRLTAARLKERMSRLPSGSLESRSSTERPVDPRQQKSLDPRLKRTGSLDSKLLGQKEPSSGVGLVDPRLQKSSASSSPHAARAKPEPEKLPPYAPRLASSGGGLESPTTILGGISLYDPRAQTEQAQKEQVEPPKKAGILKQPAKKDSTPVPSLSPSQRSGSFEEVKSPDIASDPTPTPSLTVPPASPVKPPAVHNLPIQALAGLIRPQYTEPRQAKLGGQGSTGAQEEVEEKKEQEKKEEEAAMEEEPKQEVPEEEADDRTLKDVFKTFDPTASPFCQ; via the exons AGAACAAAGAGGCTACAGAGGCGactgaagaaaaagagaaagaaaaggaaagggaaaaagaaaaggacaaaagtaaagacaaagaagaaaagagtcaCAGACACTCCAGGAAAAGATATAAAAAGACCAGAGAGAAGAGGAGGTCAAAAAGGAGGAGACGTGACAGACAGAAA catcactctccttccagcagctccagctctgACAGTTATGACTCTGACTACGATCGACCAGAGAGGCCCAAAAACAGAAGGGGACACGGATCTAGTCGCGAGTCTGATGGCCAGTCCTCTCAG CATTCAAAGGCAGGCCACGGCAACACACTGAAGTCCTCACCGCACAAGAGCAGTGATTTTGACAAATACAGCGACTACAGCGATGACAAGTATGACTAcgatgaagaggaggatgattATGACGATGACATGTCCGAGTATCAGCATTCAAAAGATCAGGGAAAGGGGCGCCATGCGAAAGACCAGATGAACAGAGGAAGCATGAGGGGGATGAAGCAACAACAGT ttGGGCAGAGGGGAAGAGGCAGGGGCAGTGGGAGTGGACCAGGAAGAGGACGTGGGATGCTTATCAAGAACAAGAAGCTGAAGGGCAAACCCTGGGGAGGACGTGGACGAGGGCGAGGAGGAGACCACGGCATGGAGGACATGGGACCG GAGGGAAAAAATTCCTCTGGTTTTCAGAAGAAACGACCAATTATGAGCAAGGAGTTTATAAATCAGCATACAGTTGAACACAACGGTAGATACATCTGCAAGTATTTCCTGGAGGGCCGATGCATCAAG GGGGAACAGTGCAAGTTTGAACATGAGCTTGTTGTACCAGATAAGAAGAAAGAACTTTGTAAATTTTACCTTCAAGGATACTGCAGCAAAGGAGATAATTGCATTTACATGCACAAT GAGTACCCTTGCAAGTTCTTTCACACAGGAGCCAAATGTTATCAAGGGGACAACTGTAAATTCTCCCATGAGCCTCTGACTGATGTGACCAAAGAGTTGCTCGATAag ATAATTAACACTGAAGAGGAGAACGCCCGTGAGGATGAGTTAGAGCTCGAGGATCTGAGAAAGCAGGGTATTGCCCCACTCCCGAAGCCTCCTCCTGGGGTGGGTTTGCTGCCCACTCCTGGTCAGAGCAGTCCTACAGATGGCCAGGCAGGGAAGAAGATCCCCTCCCTGTTTGAAATCAAGGTTCAGCCTACTGTAGACTTGGCACAAAAAATTGGTCTGAG tggaTCCAATTACACCCAGAATCAAGGTGATGGTGCCAATCAATTTAGCGGAGGCTCAGACGAAGCACAGAGTGGAGGTATGGTGCCTTCAGGTTCTTCtgctcctcctgttcctcccCCTGGATCACCTGGTCCCATGGGTCACCCCGCTGGACCACCTATGCCACAGAGCCCCCCAGGACAGCACCCACCACACGGGTTTCCAATGCCGCCCCCAGTCCCCTCTGGTCAACCTCCACCCTTCCATGGAAACCGACCCAATATCAACCCCCAGATGAATTTGCAGAGGCCTCCATTCCCCCCAGTACCTGATCTACAGATGCTGCAAGGTCTCTTTCCTTTTCCATCGATGGGTCAGAACCCAGTTGAGCTTTTTAGCAACTTCCTCCAGAACCCGCCGGCCAGTGGCCAACAAG TGGACCCGAGTGTGGCCTTCATACAGAACCTCCAGCAGCAGTTGGGGGCAGAGTCACAGTTACAGTCTCTACCACCAGCAGTACAGAAAGCCATCCTGTTACAcctgacacagcagcagcaacaacaggaCTCACATCCTCAGGGGAGTGAACCACAGAGAGCAGATGGCCAGGATGATAACAATACAAACAGAG atgaaaCTACAAACTGGTACTCAAGTGACGAGGAGGATGGGAGCTGTGTTTCCTCCATCCTTAAGACTCTAAAGAAGCAGAATGAGATGCAGCAGTCTCAGTCCAAAACCCTACAGGGTGTCTCAGTGGCTCCGGGGCTTGGTGACCCTTGGCTTGGAAAGGACCCACGCATGAAGGCCGACCCTAGGCAGCGACCCCCAGATATGAAAAAGGAGTCAGACGGAGCTACAGATCCACGCTTCTCCAGAGACCCCAGGAAGATGAGACCGATGGAGCCCAGTTCCTATCGCCAGCAGAGCCATCCTGTGACTCAAAAGCCTCCTACAGGagaggatgatgatgaaggaGAGCGGGAACTTAGGGACAGAGCTGTTCTCATCCCTCTAGATGCCAGCTCCAGTGTGGTGCTGCGGGACCCTCGATGCCAGTTAAAGCAGTTTAGTCACATTCGGGTGGACATTCTGCTGCAGCGGCCTGCCTTCGCCCACACAGTGGTGTGGGCCCCTGAGGATCTCATCCCTTCCCTTGTGCCCAAACAGGAACACTCCATCAACTTGCCCCTTCCCCCACTAATTGCTGATGCTCAGATGAACCGAACGAACCTGCCCGACCTTCCCCCAGTGTCCAGCCCTCCACCATCTGACCCCAGACTGACAGCTGCGCGTTTGAAGGAGCGTATGAGTCGATTGCCGAGTGGGTCTCTAGAGTCCCGATCCTCCACTGAGAGACCTGTAGATCCACGCCAGCAGAAGTCTCTGGACCCCAGACTAAAGCGTACAGGAAGTCTGGACTCCAAGCTGCTGGGTCAGAAGGAGCCCTCCTCTGGGGTTGGTCTTGTGGACCCCAGACTGCAGAAATCCAGTGCCAGCTCCTCTCCTCATGCTGCCCGAGCAAAGCCAGAGCCTGAGAAGCTGCCACCGTATGCCCCTCGACTAGCTTCCTCTGGTGGAGGGCTGGAGAGTCCCACTACAATCCTCGGGGGCATCAGCCTGTACGATCCTCGTGCTCAGACCGAGCAGGCTCAGAAGGAGCAGGTGGAGCCTCCTAAAAAGGCAGGGATTCTGAAACAGCCTGCTAAAAAGGACAGCACTCCTGTACCATCGCTCTCACCAAGCCAACGAAGTGGCTCTTTCGAAGAGGTTAAAAGCCCAGACATTGCCTCGGATCCAACTCCAACTCCTTCTCTCACAGTGCCTCCCGCCTCACCTGTCAAACCCCCTGCAGTTCATAATCTCCCCATCCAGGCACTGGCTGGGCTCATCCGACCCCAGTACACTGAACCCAGGCAGGCTAAACTAGGAGGACAGGGTTCTACAGGAGCACAAGAAGAGGTAGAGGAAAAGAAGGAGcaggagaaaaaggaggaggaggcagctaTGGAGGAAGAACCAAAACAGGAGGTTCCAGAAGAGGAAGCCGACGACAGGACACTTAAAGACGTGTTCAAGACTTTTGATCCCACTGCTTCACCTTTCTGTCAGTAA